Proteins from a genomic interval of Synechococcus sp. A15-28:
- a CDS encoding acetyl-CoA carboxylase carboxyltransferase subunit alpha gives MPRRPLLEFEKPLVELEQQIEQIRQLARDSEVDVSQQLHQLESLAARRRQEIFQGLTPAQKIQVARHPNRPSTLDFIQMFCDDWIELHGDRRGNDDQALVGGVGRLGDQAVLLIGHQKGRDTKENVARNFGMATPGGYRKAMRLMEHADRFRLPILSFIDTPGAYAGLQAEEQGQGEAIAVNLREMFRLRVPVIATVIGEGGSGGALGIGVADRLLMFEHSVYTVASPEACASILWRDAAKAPDAAAALRITGGDLLELGVVDEVLEEPSGGNNWAPLEAGQTLRAALERHLNALLALSDHDLREARYRKFRAMGQFVEGNSQNSGESA, from the coding sequence ATGCCTCGCCGTCCCCTACTGGAATTCGAGAAGCCTCTGGTTGAACTGGAGCAGCAGATCGAACAGATTCGTCAGCTCGCCAGGGATTCCGAGGTGGATGTCAGTCAGCAGCTCCATCAGCTGGAGTCCCTGGCCGCCCGCCGTCGTCAGGAGATCTTCCAGGGGCTGACCCCGGCTCAGAAGATTCAGGTGGCCCGCCACCCGAATCGTCCCAGCACCCTGGATTTCATCCAGATGTTCTGCGACGACTGGATCGAATTGCATGGTGATCGGCGGGGCAACGATGATCAGGCCCTGGTCGGTGGAGTCGGGCGTCTTGGGGATCAGGCTGTTCTGCTGATTGGCCATCAGAAAGGGCGTGACACCAAGGAGAACGTCGCCCGCAACTTCGGGATGGCCACTCCTGGGGGGTATCGCAAGGCCATGCGGTTGATGGAACATGCGGATCGCTTCCGGCTCCCGATCCTGAGCTTCATCGATACCCCTGGGGCCTACGCAGGGCTTCAGGCGGAAGAGCAGGGGCAAGGGGAAGCCATTGCTGTGAATCTGCGCGAAATGTTCCGGCTTCGGGTCCCTGTGATCGCCACGGTGATCGGCGAGGGCGGCTCCGGTGGAGCCCTGGGTATCGGAGTGGCCGACCGATTGCTGATGTTCGAGCACAGCGTCTACACCGTGGCCAGTCCGGAAGCGTGCGCATCAATCCTCTGGCGTGATGCGGCCAAGGCCCCCGATGCGGCGGCGGCCCTTCGGATCACCGGCGGCGACCTGCTGGAGCTTGGTGTGGTGGATGAGGTTCTGGAGGAACCGTCCGGTGGCAACAACTGGGCTCCTCTGGAGGCTGGTCAGACTCTGCGGGCAGCCCTGGAACGGCATCTCAACGCGTTATTGGCGCTTTCGGACCATGATTTGAGGGAGGCCCGTTATCGAAAATTCCGTGCAATGGGTCAATTTGTTGAGGGAAATTCACAGAATTCCGGCGAAAGCGCTTAA
- a CDS encoding long-chain acyl-[acyl-carrier-protein] reductase: protein MFGLIGHSTSFDAARRKAMELGFDHIADGDLDVWCSAPPQLVEHVEISSPTGTTIKGAYIDSCFVPEMLSRFKTARRKVLNAMELAQKKGINITALGGFTSIIFENFNLLQHQTVRSTTLEWQRFTTGNTHTAWVICRQVENNAPTLGIDLKTAKVAVVGATGDIGSAVCRWLSARTGVGELLLVARQQQPLLDLQAQIGGGRILCLDEALPEADVVVWVASMPRTLEIDQDSLRKPCLMIDGGYPKNLDSKVAGGGIHVLKGGIVEFCKDIGWTMMQIAEMEKPQRQMFACFAEAMLLEFERCHTNFSWGRNNITLEKMDFIGAASVRHGFSTLNLNPSAQAAAA, encoded by the coding sequence ATGTTTGGTCTGATCGGGCATTCAACGAGCTTCGATGCAGCCCGTCGCAAGGCGATGGAACTGGGTTTCGATCACATTGCGGATGGAGATCTCGATGTGTGGTGCAGTGCTCCGCCACAGCTCGTGGAACACGTGGAGATCTCCAGCCCCACAGGAACCACGATCAAGGGTGCTTACATCGATTCCTGCTTCGTTCCGGAGATGCTGAGTCGGTTCAAAACAGCTCGGCGGAAGGTTCTCAATGCCATGGAGCTGGCACAGAAGAAGGGGATCAATATCACCGCCCTCGGTGGTTTCACCTCGATCATTTTTGAGAATTTCAACCTGCTGCAGCACCAGACGGTGCGCAGCACGACCCTGGAGTGGCAGCGTTTCACGACCGGCAACACCCACACCGCCTGGGTGATCTGCCGTCAGGTGGAGAACAATGCACCCACCCTTGGCATCGATCTGAAAACCGCCAAGGTGGCCGTGGTGGGCGCCACCGGCGACATCGGCAGTGCGGTCTGCCGCTGGCTGTCAGCGCGGACCGGTGTCGGAGAACTGCTGCTGGTGGCCCGTCAGCAACAGCCCTTGCTGGACCTTCAGGCCCAGATCGGCGGTGGTCGCATCCTCTGCCTTGATGAGGCATTGCCCGAGGCGGACGTGGTGGTGTGGGTCGCCAGCATGCCGCGCACCCTGGAGATTGATCAGGACAGCTTGCGCAAGCCCTGTCTGATGATTGATGGGGGTTACCCGAAAAACCTCGACTCAAAGGTTGCCGGTGGCGGCATTCACGTGCTCAAGGGCGGAATTGTCGAGTTCTGCAAGGACATCGGCTGGACCATGATGCAAATTGCCGAGATGGAGAAGCCCCAGCGACAGATGTTCGCCTGCTTCGCCGAGGCGATGCTGCTGGAATTCGAACGCTGTCACACGAACTTCAGCTGGGGCAGAAACAACATCACCCTCGAGAAAATGGACTTCATCGGAGCTGCTTCGGTGCGCCATGGTTTTTCCACGCTGAACCTCAACCCTTCTGCCCAGGCCGCTGCCGCCTGA
- a CDS encoding aldehyde oxygenase (deformylating), which translates to MTTLNAPEAAVVEGLDALPDFTTEAYKDAYSRINAIVIEGEQEAHDNYISLGTLIPDQKDELAKLARMEMKHMKGFTSCGRNLGVEADMAFAKTFFEPLHGNFQAALKKGKVVTCLLIQALLIEAFAISAYHIYIPVADPFARKITEGVVKDEYTHLNYGQEWLKANFEASRDELFEANKANLPLIRSMLEEVASDAAVLHMEKEDLIEDFLIAYQEALGEIGFTSRDIARMAAAALSV; encoded by the coding sequence ATGACGACCCTCAATGCACCCGAGGCAGCTGTGGTGGAGGGGCTTGATGCGCTGCCTGATTTCACCACTGAGGCTTACAAGGATGCCTACAGCCGCATCAACGCGATCGTCATTGAGGGTGAGCAGGAAGCTCACGACAACTACATCTCCCTCGGCACCCTGATCCCTGATCAGAAGGATGAGCTGGCGAAGTTGGCCCGGATGGAGATGAAGCACATGAAGGGCTTCACATCCTGTGGCCGCAACCTCGGTGTGGAGGCCGATATGGCTTTCGCCAAGACATTTTTCGAGCCCTTGCACGGCAACTTCCAGGCGGCCCTGAAAAAGGGCAAGGTGGTGACCTGCCTGCTGATTCAGGCCCTGCTGATCGAAGCCTTTGCGATCTCGGCCTATCACATCTATATTCCCGTGGCCGATCCTTTCGCCCGCAAGATCACGGAAGGCGTGGTGAAGGACGAGTACACCCACCTCAACTACGGCCAGGAATGGCTGAAGGCCAATTTCGAAGCCAGCAGGGACGAGTTGTTCGAGGCCAATAAAGCCAACCTTCCCCTGATTCGCTCGATGCTGGAGGAGGTTGCCTCCGATGCAGCCGTCCTTCACATGGAGAAGGAGGACCTGATCGAGGATTTTCTGATCGCCTATCAGGAAGCACTCGGTGAAATCGGCTTCACCTCAAGAGACATTGCCCGGATGGCTGCTGCTGCCCTTTCGGTCTGA
- a CDS encoding creatininase family protein: MTGHQHRYEQLAWPEIQAMANADGSTLIWPFGACEQHGPHLPLETDALFAERITEAVLAELGPDLPIWRLPTQVVGFSPEHRSFPGTLSLSSDLLIAVVVQLGEQLAAMGWRRLVLFNAHGGQIALLQVAARELRQRCPAMAVLPCFLWSGVDGLVDLLPKDELENGLHAGLAETSLMLHLASELVGEQRPVDGLPGLEGTPCPPSGWSLEGAAPSAWLMEDLSRSGVIGDSSTASAELGKALEQRLVLHWTKRLRALLVSDWPAPAEPVDRTSAS, from the coding sequence ATGACTGGCCATCAGCACCGCTATGAGCAGCTCGCCTGGCCTGAGATCCAGGCGATGGCCAACGCTGATGGTTCAACCCTGATCTGGCCCTTCGGTGCCTGTGAACAACACGGTCCCCATCTCCCCCTGGAGACGGATGCCCTGTTTGCCGAACGGATCACAGAGGCGGTTTTGGCCGAACTCGGTCCCGACCTGCCGATCTGGCGCTTGCCGACCCAGGTTGTGGGTTTCTCCCCTGAGCATCGATCCTTCCCCGGCACCCTCAGCCTCTCCTCGGACTTGCTGATCGCTGTGGTGGTGCAGCTGGGGGAACAGCTGGCCGCCATGGGATGGCGTCGTCTGGTGCTGTTCAACGCCCATGGGGGCCAGATCGCCCTGCTCCAGGTGGCGGCCAGAGAGTTGCGGCAACGCTGTCCGGCGATGGCCGTTCTGCCCTGTTTCCTCTGGAGTGGAGTTGACGGTCTTGTCGATCTCCTGCCGAAGGATGAGCTGGAGAACGGTCTTCACGCCGGCTTGGCGGAGACCTCACTCATGCTTCATCTGGCCTCTGAGCTGGTGGGTGAACAGCGCCCGGTGGATGGTCTGCCTGGATTGGAGGGCACGCCTTGTCCCCCCAGCGGTTGGAGTCTCGAGGGGGCGGCTCCCTCCGCCTGGTTGATGGAGGATCTCAGTCGCAGTGGTGTGATCGGAGATAGCAGCACGGCTTCCGCAGAGCTTGGCAAGGCGTTGGAACAGCGCCTGGTGCTGCATTGGACTAAGCGCTTACGCGCTCTGCTGGTGAGCGACTGGCCGGCGCCTGCGGAGCCCGTTGACAGGACCTCTGCGTCCTGA
- a CDS encoding S1 RNA-binding domain-containing protein encodes MAAAGSSQPNRPKAPRAAATPPLQVMKINRKEEQEQLQREAAEARAAAEAAAEKARLLEEKAGLMGPPRTASTEADEDRFDMGAMEGMTMADLMGAPDKAPRRQEDSKPRSVDDFDFDEEAFLAALDENAPVGTTGEVVEGTVIGLESDGIYVDIGGKAPGFMPKSEAGLGVITNLGERFPKGLQVEVLVTREQNADGMVTISCRALELRKSWDKVKEFEKEGKVVQVIVNGFNRGGVTCDLEGLRGFIPRSQLQDGENHQELVGKTLGVAFIEVNSETRKLVLSQKRAAVAARFQELEVGQLVDGVVAAVKPYGLFIDLGGISGLLHQSAITNGSLRSIREVFDQGERVQALITELDPGRGRIGLNTALLEGPPGELLVEKDKVMAEASDRASRAQSMLKQREQDAG; translated from the coding sequence ATGGCCGCAGCCGGCAGTTCGCAGCCCAATCGCCCCAAGGCACCGCGAGCGGCCGCGACCCCTCCGCTCCAGGTGATGAAGATCAACCGTAAGGAGGAGCAGGAGCAGTTGCAGCGCGAGGCGGCTGAAGCGCGTGCCGCTGCTGAAGCTGCAGCCGAAAAAGCCCGGCTACTGGAGGAGAAAGCGGGTCTGATGGGTCCCCCCAGAACAGCCTCGACAGAGGCTGATGAAGATCGATTCGACATGGGTGCCATGGAAGGCATGACCATGGCGGATCTGATGGGAGCGCCCGACAAGGCGCCCCGCCGTCAGGAGGACAGCAAGCCGCGCAGCGTTGACGACTTCGATTTTGATGAAGAGGCCTTCCTTGCCGCCCTGGACGAGAACGCTCCAGTCGGCACCACAGGAGAGGTGGTTGAAGGAACGGTGATCGGCCTGGAGAGCGACGGCATCTACGTCGACATCGGGGGAAAAGCCCCAGGATTCATGCCCAAAAGCGAGGCCGGCCTCGGGGTCATCACCAACCTGGGGGAGCGGTTCCCCAAGGGGCTGCAGGTTGAAGTGCTGGTCACCCGTGAGCAGAACGCCGACGGCATGGTCACCATCAGCTGCCGGGCCCTTGAATTGCGCAAGAGCTGGGACAAGGTCAAGGAGTTCGAAAAGGAAGGGAAGGTGGTGCAGGTCATCGTCAACGGTTTCAACCGTGGCGGTGTGACCTGCGACCTCGAAGGTCTACGGGGGTTCATTCCCCGATCCCAGCTTCAGGACGGCGAAAACCACCAGGAGCTCGTGGGCAAGACCCTTGGGGTGGCCTTCATCGAGGTCAATTCAGAAACCCGCAAGCTGGTGCTGTCGCAGAAACGTGCTGCTGTGGCAGCCCGTTTCCAGGAGCTGGAGGTGGGACAACTGGTGGACGGTGTGGTCGCCGCGGTCAAGCCCTACGGGCTGTTCATCGACTTGGGTGGAATCAGCGGCCTGCTGCACCAGTCCGCCATCACCAATGGCAGCCTGCGATCCATCCGCGAAGTGTTCGATCAGGGGGAGCGGGTTCAGGCCCTGATCACGGAGCTGGACCCCGGCCGCGGACGCATCGGTCTGAACACCGCGTTGCTGGAGGGACCGCCCGGTGAACTCCTGGTTGAAAAAGACAAGGTGATGGCAGAAGCCAGTGATCGGGCCAGTCGCGCCCAGAGCATGCTCAAACAGCGGGAACAGGACGCCGGATGA
- a CDS encoding Tab2 family RNA-binding protein, whose product MTTTPTLGADWELDFYSRPILEADGRKRWELLITATPAADAKDTPFRFSKRCPSGEVNSLWLSSALEEARQCALDAGWPAPRRLRCWRSSMRTMVQRAATEQDLEMIASRRTYALLDWLQHREQEVYPQEEGFMAGPLAPPPAPIATPAVPLPEEVQGDAWSWASLPADLLRDASDWPTSFSGLLPLPAGLDSDQAVPGLRLFSNSRALAMAGWLGGLEPVRLLVEGRQLVLEAGQDDRWLVSDLDAAAADAIAGDLARSKELGKGLQFIAIQTSPEEQAFAGFWMMRDIATL is encoded by the coding sequence ATGACCACCACTCCGACGCTCGGCGCGGATTGGGAGCTTGACTTCTATTCCCGACCGATTCTTGAAGCCGACGGACGCAAGCGCTGGGAACTGCTGATCACAGCGACCCCTGCTGCGGATGCCAAGGACACACCTTTCCGTTTTTCAAAACGCTGCCCATCCGGAGAGGTGAATTCCCTCTGGTTGAGTTCCGCCCTGGAAGAGGCCCGACAATGCGCCCTCGATGCAGGCTGGCCGGCACCTCGACGCCTGCGTTGCTGGCGCAGCTCCATGCGAACCATGGTGCAGCGGGCGGCCACGGAGCAGGATCTGGAGATGATCGCCAGTCGTCGCACCTACGCGCTTCTGGATTGGCTGCAACATCGCGAACAGGAGGTCTACCCCCAGGAGGAGGGCTTCATGGCAGGGCCTCTTGCTCCACCACCAGCGCCGATCGCCACCCCAGCAGTGCCTCTGCCCGAAGAGGTGCAAGGCGATGCCTGGTCCTGGGCGTCTTTGCCGGCGGATCTTCTGCGTGACGCCTCGGACTGGCCGACCAGTTTCAGCGGCCTGTTACCCCTGCCAGCAGGACTGGACAGCGACCAGGCGGTTCCTGGACTTCGTCTGTTCAGCAACAGTCGCGCCCTGGCGATGGCCGGCTGGCTCGGAGGTCTTGAGCCGGTTCGGCTTCTGGTGGAAGGTCGTCAGCTTGTGCTGGAGGCAGGGCAGGACGACCGCTGGTTGGTCAGTGATCTGGATGCAGCCGCGGCAGATGCCATCGCTGGGGACCTGGCCCGGTCGAAAGAACTGGGCAAGGGGCTGCAATTCATCGCCATCCAGACCAGCCCCGAAGAGCAGGCGTTCGCAGGCTTCTGGATGATGCGGGATATCGCCACCCTTTAG
- the pgeF gene encoding peptidoglycan editing factor PgeF has product MEGRDPFDRPDNSFNTLQGWTWIGCYGGYYLQCDRLHEAGFEHGFFTRRWQGRGPDELAGYISAGISVHRPQQVHSGVVLAADRANGEPWPEGDGLVSTAGSQSLWVCGADCTPVLIADPGTGHAAACHAGWRGVAAGILPTALNRLLERGARRKDLVIALGPAVSGQHYQVGEEVVEAIAASIPGDVDLPASGAVLPDEQPARHRLDIRAAARLQLQQAGVAGDQIAHCPLCTVSEPDLFHSWRRDQVKAVQWSGIVSQAVALESDASS; this is encoded by the coding sequence ATGGAAGGCCGGGATCCTTTCGATCGCCCCGACAACAGCTTCAACACCCTGCAGGGCTGGACCTGGATCGGTTGCTACGGGGGGTATTACCTGCAGTGCGACCGTCTGCATGAAGCGGGTTTTGAGCACGGATTCTTCACACGACGCTGGCAGGGTCGAGGCCCCGACGAACTGGCCGGTTACATCAGCGCTGGCATCAGCGTGCACCGCCCGCAACAGGTGCACAGCGGCGTCGTGCTCGCCGCCGACCGGGCCAACGGCGAACCTTGGCCTGAGGGTGATGGTCTGGTGAGTACTGCCGGGAGCCAAAGCCTCTGGGTGTGCGGTGCCGACTGCACCCCTGTGCTGATCGCTGATCCCGGCACCGGCCACGCCGCGGCCTGTCATGCCGGCTGGCGCGGTGTCGCGGCCGGGATTCTGCCCACGGCCCTCAACCGCCTGTTGGAACGGGGTGCCCGGCGGAAGGATCTGGTCATCGCCCTGGGCCCAGCCGTGAGCGGGCAGCACTACCAGGTGGGAGAGGAGGTGGTGGAGGCCATCGCCGCATCGATTCCAGGCGATGTGGACCTACCTGCAAGCGGAGCTGTTCTGCCGGATGAGCAACCGGCTCGGCATCGTCTGGACATCCGTGCTGCTGCCCGGTTGCAACTCCAGCAAGCGGGGGTTGCCGGCGACCAGATCGCCCACTGCCCGCTGTGCACCGTGAGCGAACCTGACCTCTTCCATTCCTGGCGACGGGATCAGGTGAAGGCGGTGCAATGGAGCGGCATCGTCAGTCAGGCCGTTGCGTTGGAATCCGATGCCAGCAGCTGA
- a CDS encoding FAD-dependent protein, which produces MLRLAELKLPLDHTEEELTQAVLRRLRVTPEQLLEQRLVKRSIDARRRDRIQLIYSVDVQVKGEAALLRRIGNKGRVRPAPDTRYRPVGHAPVGFPLDSVERPVVVGAGPCGYFAALLLAQMGFCPLLLERGQAVKQRTADTFGFWRGTIPFNPESNAQFGEGGAGTFSDGKLYSQVSDPEHYGRKVLEELVACGASEEILTLHRPHIGTFKLATVVRGLRARIEALGGEVRFNSHVTRLQLSDISAEKPFQLDGLVLADGTEIPCRHLVLAPGHSARDCFEMLEQIGVQLQRKPFSVGVRIEHPQHLIDAARWGEAAGHPRLGAAEYKMVHHAENGRCVYSFCMCPGGFVVGATSEEGRVVTNGMSQHSRNERNANSGLVVALDADDLAPFERFPGDPLAGIALQRELEERAFRLGGHSYAAPAQRLEDFLAARPSTRLGAIAASYQPGVHPADLAELLPTPITSALREALPAFARKLKGYDHPDAVLTGVETRTSSPVRVPRDEALESLNVQGLVPAGEGAGYAGGILSAGIDGIRAAEALARQLLASDSNATA; this is translated from the coding sequence ATGCTGCGACTGGCTGAGCTGAAGCTGCCGCTGGATCACACCGAAGAGGAGTTAACGCAGGCCGTCCTCCGGCGTCTGAGGGTTACGCCGGAACAGCTGCTGGAGCAGCGGCTGGTCAAGCGCAGCATCGATGCCCGTCGTCGCGATCGGATTCAGCTGATTTACAGCGTGGATGTGCAGGTGAAGGGTGAAGCCGCCCTGCTGCGACGCATCGGCAACAAGGGACGGGTGCGTCCCGCTCCCGACACCCGCTACCGGCCCGTCGGTCATGCCCCCGTTGGCTTCCCCTTGGATTCTGTTGAACGGCCGGTGGTGGTCGGAGCAGGCCCCTGTGGCTACTTCGCTGCTCTGCTGTTGGCGCAGATGGGCTTTTGCCCGCTGTTGCTGGAACGGGGTCAGGCCGTGAAGCAACGCACCGCTGACACCTTCGGCTTCTGGCGGGGGACCATCCCTTTCAACCCGGAATCGAATGCCCAGTTCGGTGAGGGCGGTGCCGGAACGTTTTCTGACGGCAAGCTTTACAGCCAGGTGAGCGATCCTGAGCACTACGGCCGCAAGGTGCTGGAGGAGCTGGTGGCCTGTGGTGCCAGCGAGGAGATCCTCACGCTGCACCGCCCCCACATCGGCACGTTCAAGCTCGCCACGGTCGTCCGCGGCCTGCGGGCTCGGATCGAAGCCCTGGGGGGTGAGGTGCGCTTCAACAGTCATGTGACACGCCTTCAGCTCAGCGACATCAGTGCTGAGAAGCCGTTTCAACTCGATGGCTTGGTGCTGGCCGATGGAACGGAGATTCCCTGCCGCCATCTGGTGCTGGCCCCCGGTCATTCAGCTCGGGACTGCTTTGAAATGCTGGAGCAGATCGGTGTGCAGCTGCAGCGCAAACCGTTTTCGGTGGGGGTGCGGATCGAGCATCCGCAGCACTTGATCGATGCTGCCCGCTGGGGAGAGGCGGCGGGCCATCCGCGTCTCGGGGCGGCCGAGTACAAGATGGTGCACCATGCCGAGAACGGTCGCTGCGTCTACAGCTTCTGCATGTGTCCTGGAGGATTTGTGGTGGGCGCAACGTCTGAAGAAGGCCGGGTGGTGACCAACGGCATGAGCCAGCATTCCCGCAACGAGCGCAACGCCAACAGCGGTCTGGTCGTGGCCCTCGATGCCGACGATCTGGCCCCGTTTGAACGCTTCCCCGGGGATCCGTTGGCGGGAATTGCCCTGCAACGGGAGCTGGAGGAGCGTGCCTTCAGGCTGGGGGGACACAGCTACGCCGCACCGGCACAGCGGTTGGAGGATTTCCTGGCGGCGCGGCCATCCACTCGGCTGGGTGCCATTGCAGCCTCGTATCAACCAGGGGTGCATCCCGCCGATCTTGCAGAACTGCTGCCAACTCCCATCACTTCGGCCTTGCGGGAGGCGTTGCCAGCCTTTGCCCGAAAGCTGAAGGGCTACGACCATCCGGATGCGGTGCTCACCGGCGTGGAAACCCGCACCTCATCGCCTGTCCGTGTACCCAGGGATGAGGCGCTGGAATCCCTCAATGTGCAGGGCTTGGTGCCGGCAGGGGAGGGGGCGGGTTACGCCGGCGGCATTCTTTCGGCTGGAATTGACGGCATCCGGGCGGCCGAAGCGCTGGCTCGTCAGCTGCTGGCATCGGATTCCAACGCAACGGCCTGA